TTATCAATCGTGTTGTATGTAAGTTAGGTATGCAATGCATAAATTACCATGTACTCGCACTAAAATTACCGGGGACATATTTCTTCAACTTTATTTTGCCGGGGTTAAAACTTATCAACGTGttgcacataagttatcaggtttgTGGTGTGTAAATTACCATGATATTCATCCAGGAGTTATTGGGAGTGTATTACAACAACTCCCTTCCCCGCCAAAGCTCTCGCATTGTTTTGTACGCAAGTTATCAGGTGTGTGGTGCGTAAATTACCATGTTCTTCACACATAAATCATTgggggtatgttttcaacaaccCCCTCCCCCACTCCCGCCAAAGTTATCACAATGGTTGTACGTAAGTTATCAGATGTGCGATGTGTAAAATATCATGCTAACTACACATTGACCCCATCGTATTAACATTGTCCGTCAGCACCATCGGGGCGTTTTGCGGCGACACCATCATAGCCATGCGAGTTGAATTATGTTCCACTCTAATAGCACTACATACATGGTTTTTTCTACAATGGTAATATAGAACCAAAAGACAAATATGAAAATTCCCTTTCGTTTACACAAGAACTAAATATAGAATAGACGGTTGTTGTGAAAATGTACTAATCCGACGAACAAGGATCAAATCCCATAAAGTACCCATGCAGTGGCTCAAGACCCATGCTTTAATCCCGTACAAAACGTGTGGCATGCATTTCTTTAGAACACATGCATGCTTATTAGTTGGCTAGCTAATCCAGCATTAATTGTTACGGAATTTCGGGTGGGAGAAAAATTCGCGGCAGGATCGGAGTAGATGAGAGTGCGGGAGGTGCGGTTTCAAAGGAAAGCGCTACTTAATCTCTATTCTTAATGTCTCAATTGATAGTCAGTGTTTCGGGTTTTATTTTTGTATTATCATTTTCGTCCAACCATTTTCGTCCGATttttttttcgctggtttttttgtTCCCTTTCTCGCACCCCGAACCGCCCGACCCGCTAAAAAAAATCCCCTCGTCCGATCCCCAACCTTCCCCCGATCCCGTCGCCGCTGCTGCCTACCCCGCCTCCTACCGGTGCGCTACCACTCCCGCCTCCTTCCGGCGCGCCGTCATCCCCGCCTCCTACCGGCGCGCCGCCGGACCCTCCTTCTTCCCTGGAGCACCGCCACCCCGCTGCCCTCGCCATCTTCCCGAgcgcgccgctgccgccgtctTTCCCAgagcgccaccgccccgccacccccGCCCACGGGACCAGTGGTCCCATCGCCGGTCTCCCCCCACCCAGATCTGCCGGAGGCGCACCGGATCCTGCCTCACGGCCGGTTCCTGCGACTCGGCCGCCGCCCCAACCGCTGCAGCAGCCGAACACCTCCACTAGGTGCCCCGGCGGTTCGGACCCCCACCTGGCCCCTCCCTCGAACCCAGCGAGCCTCCGCCCCGACCTACTTCCCGCGCGAggtcgcctccgcctcctcctggcgcaccgccgcccccaccatctccacctccgcctccgccgatgcctccttctccacctccgttCGCAAGCGATGGCGGCCGCGGTCTTCACCCCCAGCCACCATGGCTGCAGATCCACCCACGGCCGGTCGTCTAAGCTTCAAGCATGGATGGATGGATTCAGGAAGGTATCCTTCCTCCCTGGGTGGAGCGAGCTGCAGATCCCGTCCGGCCCTCCGGAACCGGCCgtctccgcctcctcctcgccgccgccgctggggATCACGTCTTCACCAAACGCGAGCTCCGCCCCATCCGACCGACCGCAAAGGGGTGAGTTTTCTTCATTCCGAACCCTCCTGATTTGCTTACTGCACTGTGAGAACTCAAACTTTTCTTCTTCAGAGATAGGACATGGCGGAAACAAAACTGCACGGCGATGTGCATTTCTGCAACACATCAGGTCTACATTTTCCATTGCCCTGGACTTATGAGTAAGTAGCATACAGAGTTCAGTCTGATTCTAAAGAACAAGAGTAGAAAATATATTCTGCCGAGTAGAAAATATCTTCAGGTCTACATTTTCCATTGCCCTGGACTTATGGCTATCTGATTGTAAAGAACAAGAGTAGAAAATATAGACATGCGTCTTCACGTGTGTGCATTAAATTTCTTTTGATTCTGTTAATATATTTCTGTTGCAGACGGAAGAAAAAGCAATATGAAGTTCCTGTCTGCATCAAACTGCTTTCACTTATATTCTGCCGAATTTCTTCCTTCTATGGGACTGTACACGGGGATTATCTACAAGGGTTATGTCCTTTGCAGGTAGATTATCTTATAGGACGGGCGAAATACAACAGAAGAAGCTCCTCCGCTGCTACTCGCCAAACTCCAAGCAAAAAGGACCTTCCACTTTCCTTGCTAATGGTGAGCAACTCAAAGATGTCTAAAAGGTTACGCTTAATATTTACCCTCCGTATCTTATTTACTTGACCATTACATGTATAGATGCTTTCAGAGAACATATATAGCTGCAGATCTGTTATATCTGAACAATGGCAGATTTGACCATTACATGTATATACCTGCTAGGAGAGAACATGTATATCTATCAGTTGTTTTTCGATCATTAAGATATTACTTTCTCATCTTATTTCTAGGTATAAACACTGGTGTTGTTTTGTTTAATTTCGAAACATGCAGATTATCGTGTCTTCATCCCTGCGAAGTGACATTCTTTCCCAGTAATCTGTGCATGTGAAAATTATTTTCAAATGCGATTCTACTTGGTAGTTTTCATATTTCCAATGGCCCGTCAAGTGTGCATTTTCACGAGCTTCAGCAAACCCTTTTTCAGTCATCTGGTCCATGTACATACCAAGTGCTTGTTgaaataaaaatgcaattggccgCCAATTTTATCTTGCGTGTATCACTGGTTAATTTTTTATAGTTAGTTTTATGTCTATATATTGTCAATATATCGAAAGTTTGGTCCTCTGAGTAAGCACTCGGTTCCAagcctatgtcttctaggcatagccggtcccaagcccgggtaaaggaggagggttgtgataggcttggcgagccaacgtaaaaactagccagtcccataggtatgaaacccatttgagcgagaatagtactaggatgggtgacctcctaggaagtcctcgtgaaagggtttcatatctaagggttgtgataggcttggcgagccaacgtaaaaactagccagtcttttgggtaggaaacccatttgggcgagagtagtactaggatgggtgacctcctgggaagtcctcgtgaaagggtttcatatctagcctaccccaacttgtttgggataaaaggcttcgTAAGTAAGTAAGTATCGAAAGTTTGGTCCTCTGAGTAAGCACTCGGTTCCTTGTTAGGTCTGGCTAGATTGATATTTAAGGGATCATTTTTAGTCCCAGTTTTCCACCTTGCATTAAAAGAATGCCTTTGTATCAATTACATGCTCTTTGTCTAGACTAACACTCAGATGGCTGAAACTCAAAGTTTCAGTATCAATATAGTAAAATTCTCCCAAATAGATAAGTATCAGTTCACTTATGGGTATTCatattttctttgtgttttaaatCTTCAATTATTCATCAATTTTAGTGCTACATATTCCTATTTGGATTATACTTGGTGCATCAAATTAATGAATCAggaaactctttttttgttgtttGGGCAGGGGCCTCAGTTTGTTCGGAATCAGATACAACCATTTGATCCATTATTGTTCGTGGGCATCATATTTAAAAAATATATCTTTTGGATTTTGTAAAGTTTGCGGTTAATAAGCCGGTGAGAGCTGATGGTTCAGTTAGATCCTGCATTTACTTGACCTCTTTCTCTGTCAGGTAAATTACCATGGTACCTATCTAATGCGATTTGTAAAGTTTTACCAATCTGGTGAGCATATGAGACTGCAATATTGTGTTCACTCTCAGGATTAAACTGCTTGCTGTGTAATTCGCCTCTTATTATTTCCATGAAATAACAGTAGTTTTCTTGTCTAACTTCATTTCATTTTGTATGCAGGAGGATATTCAATACCAAGATTTATGATTTGGCATAAGTGAGATGACATACAAGTGAGTTTAATTCGTGAGAGTGAAATAGCAACAGTTTAATTATCATACCACCGGCAGCTGCACCTCAACTGCGGAAAAAGAAATCTTGAAGAACCAAGACCACCACCAGCTGGAAGAAGGTAAaaatcctttttttcttctccctcCTCATTTGATTTCCATTTCCTCGCAGCTCTAGGTAATTTCGTGACCTACCTCTTGGTAAGTCACCTATCTGCAGAAtgcatagtgtgtgtgtgtgtgtgtgtgtgtgtgtgtgtgtgtgtgtcagatatacAGTGAAAAAACACCACAATGCAAGTGTCAGATCCTGTTCTTGGTGCAATTTTGCAACTATGTTCTGGACTGTAAGCAACTGCTTCATGTTAAACTAAAGCTCCAATCAGGCTTGTGGCTCTTTTGTTTACATTATGAGTAGTTGTTCTTATAAGATGTTCGTTATCTAGGTAAAACTTGGGAACATGTATGGATGGACAATACTATATGGATTTGGTCATTTTATTGACTAATTATATAGCGTATGAACTTATAGAGTTTAGAGTTGTTTATCCTGTTCTAATGCTGGAGTTAAAAGTTTCATGTAGCTAATGCCATCATCTTTATAATAGAGCGGCAACATACTCCGTAAGTTTTCACCCTACTCTAGGAAGCCATTTCATCAGTTTTTGGCTTCTGACACACTCGGAGCAACAAATTTTGTGCTGCTAATTGCACTGTCCTCTCTGTTCTCTCTCTTTGCACTTACTTGTGATTTTTGCTTATGTCCGCGTACAGATTTCATCCAGGAAATTTAGTCCTAGGGACTTTGATATACAATGATACACCAAAGCAAGCAAAGAAGCCAAAAGAAGTTAAATGTTTTTACCTGCTGCTGGCATCCGATGAGCAGTTGCAGGTGTCAACCATAGGTAATTCTTGTAAGATACTTTCACATTTCTCTAATTTACTTAAGTAAATCTTCATCAGTTTGGCTTTAGGTGAAAATGCCTGCTTGAGAATTTAGGGAAAATTACATATTACCTTTAGAGCTTTCAGTTCATGAAGTAATTGACCTCGTTTTTGCTTGTTTATTCTGTAGTATTGTTATATGAAGTGAGAgttgcatgtgcttatctgaagCTTATACTAATAATTTGCCTCCCTAATTGTGGCTGATCTGGAGCTCATACCCATGTTGGGTGAGTATCTCCCTCTCTGTTTGTTGGGCTGTCGGCAGCTCCTTTTTGCTGCGTCTCTGTATACTATAACCACTATCCCTAAAATAAGTAAACTATAACCACACTCTTTGATCATATTATTTAGAAGAAAAAAGATTAGAGATGCATTTATTCATATTAATGTAGACTGTGCCTGATCCAAGAAATAGAAGACTTATACATTGATTGCATCCACCGATAAAATCCCAAATGTGTGTGGGCAAGACTATCTTCGTGTTTTCATAATATAAAAAATAGTAGGTAAGTGTCAATCTGTTGCTGGTTCAGAATTTGATAAGGTTGAAAACTTTGTATGAAAATCTTTGTAATTCTTTTGAGTTGTGGAAGAGACAGCTGGGATGACTTTGATAATATGCATTGGATGGCGGAGGACGAAAAATAAATAAGGTGGGGCGGCTCTGAAGCATAAAAAAATTCCAATGGAAAACGAAAGTAGTTCATGCacactaaaatgcacacaaatacTTTTTAAAATCATGCTATTGTCCGGTCATTTTCTCAAAATGACActaaaatttgaataataattacTTCTCTCCTTTTGCCTTCCATTTTCCCGTCCAGTACATTTTCCTCTTTTTAGTTCATCGGAAAAATTAACACAGCGGCCGCTAAATTTTTTGAGAAGACGAACCATGGAGATTGGAGATGAAGAGCTGATCGCCGCCCCTGTGTACCTATTCTGATTGGAGTTCTTATTACAGTTACATGATCATGTGACAGCATGGCATCGAACAACACGGCCTTCACCTTAATGCACCCCAAAGGTGGTCATCGCCGAAGCACGCCAAGGGTGAGCCATAACCATACCGTTGACCCACCGGCGTGGTGAGGACAAATTGCATAGTATCATGTTTTTCAGTTAAAACCTGAGAACAGAAAGACGTATCTAACACAGTATGTAAAATTTGTAAGCTCATATGAAAATAGCTGAGATCAAATTAGGTAAGCACGTTCTTGCAAGCGATGTATTTTCTTACTTACGAGAATTACCAGTTGCATATATAATATACTGTAGTAGCCTATATTCATGCACTCTCATTTTTGCTGAACAATTCATGATCAATACTAGATTTTTTTAAAGAAGCCACTTCAACTTAGTTTGAGCTCTCATGTTGTCGAATGAATCAGCAAATATGTTATCTGTGGCTTTTATAAATTGACACAATGTTTCTGATTTCCAACATAACAAAATTATATGTTTCGTGCAGTAAGGTTTTTTACCCCATTATGTAATCGGCTCAGGTGACAATAGTATCTTCATTGTTCTTCTCATGACCATTTCCAAACTCAGGCtggtcgatttacatgaaattaatttcctcagttgtggtggcaaatataatacatataatccatattgttatgcactagcgtgtgtgtgtgaaatagatagATTATGGTcacgtacccaataagatggatatgtgtgtgtgtgtgtgtgtgtgagagagagagagagaggagagaggggagagggggagagagtgaggaagagggagggacagtgtgtgtgtgaggatttgattgtagaaaaggtcgccaatgtcacttgatatgtatgagaatgttaaatgtaatattaacataattaatattgaactcttaaagttaatgcggtctcgttgcaacgcacgggcgttcttctagtaccAATAGTATCGGAAACTCAGGCCAAAATATCGGGAGAGAGGGAAGACGCGCGCGCGCCCGTGACGAAGAGGTCGTGCGGACCTGTAGCTAACGTCCAGTCGGCAGGAATATAGCTTTCTTGTTTTTTACTAGTGAAGAAAGGAAAATATCAagtaaacaaaaataaaaaaaaggggaggaaaagtaaaaagaaaagaaaaccaaaataaaatagaAACAAAATGAAAGAAAACTAAGAGAAAAATGAagcaatgaaaaaacaaaaaatatatagcCGCAAGATCACAACGGACGAACATCGGGAATGCGTCTAAACAGGGCCAGCCCAATTCACGCCGTTATAGGCATTTAGGCACCTAGGCGTTAAATAGGGATTGCCCTAGGGACAACACCGAAAATACGAAAAACCAAAGCCCATGTCATTCCAAAGGTGCTGAAGAGAGGTGCCATGATGCAAAAGGATAACACCGGAAACATGATGAGGATTTCCACGACTGTATGGGAAGGTGTTTCGTCCATTTGGAGGCCTGagaccttgtacaatgcaaggtgcttagaaaaataaaccagaTTCTTAATTATAGGTGCTTATTTACACAGAGTAGACGCTTAATTAGGCACCTTTCCTGTAGAGACAAGCACCGGTGCTTAAAAAAAACTCGGTTTATTTTACTAAGAGCCTCCCCGGAACACCTTTGCATTGTAAGCACAAGAATGGCTAGGAGAAGTTGGCTGTTGATTTGGGGTTGCCAGTATTGTTTGAGTTGCTTAGTTTTTGATTGAGGACGTTTAATAGCTTTCTATTTTGTTTTGCTATGTCATCCTACTTTATTTGCTTCTGTGTGAGTAATGAACCTATTTACTTCTGCATGAGCTTTTGGATTGGTGGTAGGTTAGCTTGGTGTCGTCGGGTTTTCGGTCTGCATTGGGTGTTTCGATGACGAGCACCTCCAATGGGTTTTTCAACAATTCGTTGGGCTCACTTTCCCCTTTCTCGTCTCCTCTACTCTTTCTGATTCAGCGGTTCCATTTTTGTTATTCAGTTAATGGAAAATGGTTAGGCTCTATTAAAATATTTCCTCCCGATGGTGGGTCTAGCGCGCATATTTTTTTCTTGGTTGTTTACATTTTCTTTTGTGAAATCCATCATTGGCTAAACAATCATTCATTTATGCTATTGCGGGCTTTACTCCCACTATAGCTATTGTACGGTTGGCCCCAATAATGACTTTTATGATCTCGTTTGTTTTTTATCACCTAAAAAGTCATGGGATCAAGAAAGAAATGTGAAAATGTAGTTATAAATGTGAAAAGCCAATACGTCAATGCCTTGTCCCATGAATTAGGCATCCTTTCTGATGGATGAATGAGGAGACTTCATCGAGTTTTTCCGTACCATGACTAGAATCCAGGGCCTAaccttttggttttcttttttttttttgctttttttttcttttcctgccAATATTATTTTGATATGTGTAAATCTATTATATATTGCTTTCATGCATGAATGTTACTTTTCTTATGATAAATGTATTTAGTAAAAACATTAAAGAAATCCCGTGATACATAACATTTATTTGGAAATAGAGAAATATGTTTCTTTATTCCACAACATGTTGTTTGAAATATATAAGCAATTATTTTTCTCATACATGCATGTGGTTCTTCTAATACGGGAACAATTCTTTCCAAAATAGTAACATTATTTGTTATACCGAAAAGTTTCTTATACCAATGCATACATTTTCCAATTTGAAAATTGGTTTACAAATTAGTATGCAAAGTATAAATTTGATATCTATGAAGGGAAGAAAATATATGTTACTTAATGGCGGGCCGCATTAATTGCGGTCCATGAAGAACGCGTGTAGGTGTCAATGTCACGATGCCGCAAGCGCGACTACTATTTATCGCCTTAAGCGATAGACTATCGGTGAAGCTTTTTCCTCCCCCGCCtcatattgggccggcccattcatgTGTGCGCAGTGTAAAAAGAACAAAGAAATGTGCGAGAAACAGGGGTCGAACCGAGGTCTCCATGGCAATCTCGCTCGTTTGGTTGCGAGAGATTCATCCTCCCGGGAACCCCACTCTTTCC
The window above is part of the Triticum aestivum cultivar Chinese Spring chromosome 2A, IWGSC CS RefSeq v2.1, whole genome shotgun sequence genome. Proteins encoded here:
- the LOC123189999 gene encoding uncharacterized protein isoform X1, whose product is MAAAVFTPSHHGCRSTHGRSSKLQAWMDGFRKVSFLPGWSELQIPSGPPEPAVSASSSPPPLGITSSPNASSAPSDRPQREIGHGGNKTARRCAFLQHIRRKKKQYEVPVCIKLLSLIFCRISSFYGTVHGDYLQGLCPLQVDYLIGRAKYNRRSSSAATRQTPSKKDLPLSLLMVNYHGTYLMRFVKFYQSGGYSIPRFMIWHK
- the LOC123189999 gene encoding uncharacterized protein isoform X2, which codes for MAAAVFTPSHHGCRSTHGRSSKLQAWMDGFRKVSFLPGWSELQIPSGPPEPAVSASSSPPPLGITSSPNASSAPSDRPQREIGHGGNKTARRCAFLQHIRRKKKQYEVPVCIKLLSLIFCRISSFYGTVHGDYLQGLCPLQVDYLIGRAKYNRRSSSAATRQTPSKKDLPLSLLMVSNSKMSKRRIFNTKIYDLA